GCACGACACActcaaattttccattgGCTAGTCGCCTATCTGCCACATCTATTCCTTTTTCATAAATAAGATTTCCCCCTCAATAAAATCTCGAAGATCATCAGAAATGTATGCGTTTAAGAGtttagaagaaatttgCAGCCCATGCAACCAAAATAGATTGTTTCTATCCGACCATGACCGTGGAACTTCAAAAGGAAATCTGTTTGATGCTGGAACCTTTTCGTATGATTAATTGATTACtatataattcaaaaatgaaataataatttattagtaaaaatatcaattaaaagaaaaaatcagcagtaattaataataatatgtgGGTTTCTGTAGGTAAAATTCTCTGAGTTTCGGTTCcacattttatttttgactTTTGCGGGAGTAAAATGGCAGCAAAATTAAGATTGGTCTGGAGAGAATGGAAAGGCTTTGCGACAGTAATTTGAAGCATGGAAATCACGGTATCatcgaattttttttttcctacatatttttttttttgtgtATAGGTGATTGCAAAAAATGAGTGAGTAGACCCAGAAagagtaaaaaaaaaacactttttcatcaatgcagttttggaagaagaagaggaaggGAAGCCAGTGGGATACATGTTACCGGAGTTTGTtctctttcctttttccttcttctcTCGTTCTTTCACTCTTTTTACATTAATAATCTGCCCATATATCTGTGTAGTTAGTCTTGCTCTTTGTTTCAGGAACACGTTCGTAGATGTAGTATGCAAAACTTATTGCAAATGCTGCGAAGAGCATGTAGACATAGCCACCCATCAGATTGTTAACGAGAGGGAAGCCGTAGCCAATCACGAAAGTGGCCAGCCAGTTACATACAGTACCGTAACTTTGTGCAGTAGCTGACTCCTCTGCGGTTGACAGCTCACCAATGATTAAAAATGGAATAGGCCCCAGACCTATTGCAAACGCACTTATGTAGACAAAAATGGAGATGATCAAAGAAACGGATTTTAGATTGATTATACTGATGCTGATAAAGAACGATGCCGCAGACATGATTATTGTGGATGTCAACAGTAGTGGTTTTCTTCCATATTGGTCGACGATTAATGATGCAAGGAATGTGACCACAACGTTAATGATCGAGACTCCAAAATTGGCAAAAATAGCATATTCTGGTAATAATCTGCTGATAATTTTCACACCATAAAAAATAATCGAATTAATACCACAGAATTGTTGACCCATCAATATGGCAGTAATGGCGTCACGTGGTTTCTTGTGTGAAGCACCCCTGACGTATTGCCAGAATGTCAAAGGTCTTACGTTAGTACCACTTTCAATCTCTGCATGTCTAAACTCTTTCTTCCAATCGttaatttcattcttaACTTCCTGATAAGTGGTAGAACGGAGATAAGATAAAGCATTTTCTGCCTTGTCAAGTTTATTAGTGTGTCTGAGTAGCCATTTTGGTGATTCGTATATTTGAATCCAACAGACGAAATTAATAGCGGCAATAGCGGCACCAACTAAGAGGAGCCATCTCCAGTACAGTTCATTAGCCAACTTGATTGCTAATGATTGAGTCAATAATATACCAAGGTTGATACTCAATTGGTTCATCGAACCCATGGCACCTCTCCATACTGCAGGAGTAATTTCATTGATGTACAAAGGTGTCACAACAATTTGCACGCCACATGCGACACCCACAATGATTCTACCAATCAATAAGCCTGCATAGTTATTGGAAGCGAATAACACGCATGAACCTACTAAGCCCAAAGTACAAGTTATAAAACTAGTGAACTTTCTACCATATCTATTAGCCAATCTACCACCGAAGAAAGACCCAACTAACCCCCCAACACTAAACATTGCAGTAATTGCACCATACTGCTGGTCAGTTAACGTAATACACTGAGCATAACCATGGCTCCCCAAGTACGTTTCTTCATAGCCTTCCATAGTCACTGTAGGACACATAATCGACTGTTGTGGGGCATTGAGTTCGGCAATATGGTAACCATACTGAATTGACCCCATACATGCCACCAAAGTCGAGAAAATCAAAGGGTTTGTAAGCAAAGCCCTTTTCTTAGTATCTGAGATCAG
The genomic region above belongs to Kazachstania africana CBS 2517 chromosome 7, complete genome and contains:
- the VVS1 gene encoding Vvs1p (similar to Saccharomyces cerevisiae YBR241C and VPS73 (YGL104C); ancestral locus Anc_6.155) — protein: MPESTSLISDTKKRALLTNPLIFSTLVACMGSIQYGYHIAELNAPQQSIMCPTVTMEGYEETYLGSHGYAQCITLTDQQYGAITAMFSVGGLVGSFFGGRLANRYGRKFTSFITCTLGLVGSCVLFASNNYAGLLIGRIIVGVACGVQIVVTPLYINEITPAVWRGAMGSMNQLSINLGILLTQSLAIKLANELYWRWLLLVGAAIAAINFVCWIQIYESPKWLLRHTNKLDKAENALSYLRSTTYQEVKNEINDWKKEFRHAEIESGTNVRPLTFWQYVRGASHKKPRDAITAILMGQQFCGINSIIFYGVKIISRLLPEYAIFANFGVSIINVVVTFLASLIVDQYGRKPLLLTSTIIMSAASFFISISIINLKSVSLIISIFVYISAFAIGLGPIPFLIIGELSTAEESATAQSYGTVCNWLATFVIGYGFPLVNNLMGGYVYMLFAAFAISFAYYIYERVPETKSKTNYTDIWADY